The following are from one region of the Halomonas qaidamensis genome:
- the ilvA gene encoding threonine ammonia-lyase, biosynthetic, with product MLEATVKKILQARVYEAACETPISPAPFLSRRFNNQILIKREDLQPVFSFKIRGAYNKMAQLTEEQKAKGVIAASAGNHAQGLAMAAKLMGVKAVIVMPRITPDIKVQAVRARGAKVILKGDAFAAAAEHAQELIKEHGYTYIPPFDDIDVVAGQGTIGVEILRQHSGRLDAIFIPVGGGGLIAGVAAYVKYLRPDIKIIAVEAEDSACLKAALEAGERVILDQVGVFAEGVAVAQIGEVPFSLVRDLIDDVITVNTDEMCAAVKDIFEDTRAVAETSGALSLAGLKKYVQQTGAEGETLICINSGANTNFDRLQHIAERTELGEQREAILAVTIAEKPGSFKKFCRTLGKRMVTEFSYRYADNSEAHIFVGVQVKPGGEDRQAVIDKLREGGYQVEDLTDNELAKLHIRHLSGGRPSERFEEELYRFEFPERPGALMNFLTQLPHDWNISLFHYRNHGAAYGRVLVGMQVPSSDRTHVAEYLDAIGYRYWQESDNPAYRLFMA from the coding sequence ATGCTCGAAGCAACCGTCAAAAAGATCCTCCAAGCCCGCGTCTATGAAGCCGCTTGTGAGACCCCTATTTCTCCCGCTCCCTTTTTGTCGCGTCGTTTCAATAACCAAATTTTGATTAAGCGCGAAGACCTTCAGCCAGTATTTTCATTCAAAATTCGTGGTGCCTACAACAAAATGGCCCAGTTGACTGAAGAGCAGAAGGCCAAGGGTGTTATCGCGGCATCGGCGGGCAACCATGCCCAGGGCCTAGCGATGGCGGCTAAGCTTATGGGCGTTAAAGCGGTCATTGTTATGCCTCGCATCACGCCCGATATCAAAGTTCAGGCAGTGCGTGCCCGCGGGGCAAAAGTCATTTTGAAAGGCGATGCGTTTGCCGCTGCCGCTGAGCATGCCCAAGAACTGATTAAAGAGCATGGCTATACCTATATTCCACCGTTTGACGATATTGATGTGGTCGCAGGCCAGGGCACTATCGGAGTAGAAATTCTGCGTCAGCATAGCGGCCGTTTAGACGCTATTTTTATTCCTGTCGGCGGTGGCGGCTTAATAGCCGGTGTCGCAGCGTATGTGAAATATCTGCGCCCAGATATCAAAATCATCGCCGTAGAAGCGGAAGATAGCGCGTGCCTCAAAGCTGCGTTAGAAGCTGGTGAGCGAGTCATACTTGATCAGGTAGGCGTATTTGCCGAAGGCGTGGCTGTGGCGCAAATCGGCGAGGTGCCGTTTTCATTAGTGCGTGACTTAATCGACGACGTTATCACGGTGAATACCGATGAAATGTGCGCCGCGGTGAAAGATATTTTTGAGGACACTCGTGCTGTGGCGGAAACATCAGGCGCGCTTTCACTAGCAGGCCTGAAGAAATATGTGCAGCAAACCGGCGCTGAAGGTGAGACGCTGATATGTATTAACTCTGGTGCGAATACTAACTTTGATCGTTTGCAGCATATTGCGGAACGAACCGAGCTGGGTGAGCAGCGAGAAGCGATCTTAGCGGTGACTATTGCAGAAAAGCCAGGCAGTTTTAAAAAATTCTGCCGCACACTAGGGAAGCGAATGGTCACCGAGTTTAGCTATCGCTATGCGGATAATAGCGAAGCGCATATTTTTGTGGGTGTTCAGGTCAAACCAGGTGGGGAAGATCGTCAGGCCGTGATTGATAAGCTGCGTGAAGGTGGCTATCAGGTGGAAGACTTAACTGATAATGAGCTGGCGAAACTACATATTCGCCATCTTAGTGGGGGCCGGCCTAGCGAGCGTTTTGAAGAAGAACTCTACCGCTTCGAATTCCCAGAGCGCCCTGGTGCGCTCATGAACTTCTTAACCCAGTTGCCCCATGACTGGAATATTTCACTGTTTCATTACCGTAATCACGGCGCTGCCTATGGTCGTGTGCTGGTGGGGATGCAAGTGCCCAGTAGCGATCGAACGCATGTAGCTGAGTACTTGGATGCGATTGGTTACCGCTATTGGCAGGAGAGTGATAATCCAGCGTATCGGCTTTTTATGGCGTAA
- a CDS encoding 5-formyltetrahydrofolate cyclo-ligase, with translation MNDTAVFSISGDKVALRRELRRRRRILSLDQQKQAASALCQRLKQLPEIRRAKRISLYLPVNGEIDPTHLIPWLRQRKVSIYLPVLRPFSTNRLWFVAYHESTPMVKNRFGIAEPCSRFAAERRNRMPAWALDTLIVPLVGFDKQANRMGMGGGFYDRSLAFMRYQGPAPTLIGVAHACQQVATLPVEPWDIPLDVVVSDTMVIRPIKTG, from the coding sequence ATGAACGACACTGCTGTCTTCAGTATATCCGGCGATAAAGTTGCGCTTCGCCGCGAGCTTAGACGCAGACGCCGTATCCTTTCCCTAGATCAGCAAAAACAAGCCGCTTCCGCCCTTTGCCAGCGCCTTAAACAGCTGCCTGAAATTCGTCGAGCGAAACGCATTAGCCTTTATTTACCGGTTAATGGCGAGATAGACCCGACACACTTAATACCGTGGCTTCGTCAGCGAAAAGTAAGTATTTACTTACCTGTATTACGCCCATTCTCGACTAATCGTCTTTGGTTTGTTGCCTACCACGAGTCCACCCCTATGGTTAAAAATCGCTTTGGCATCGCAGAACCATGCTCACGATTTGCCGCCGAGCGGCGCAATCGCATGCCGGCTTGGGCGCTAGATACGCTGATTGTTCCGCTGGTAGGGTTTGATAAGCAAGCAAACCGTATGGGCATGGGAGGTGGCTTTTATGATCGGAGTCTTGCTTTTATGCGCTATCAAGGACCCGCTCCAACGTTGATTGGCGTTGCACACGCCTGCCAACAGGTGGCTACGCTGCCCGTAGAGCCTTGGGATATTCCGCTGGACGTGGTGGTTAGTGACACGATGGTCATTCGGCCAATAAAAACGGGCTGA
- a CDS encoding cell division protein ZapA, protein MSNAKRPTKEITLLGRSYMIACDTGEETQLERAARYLDRAMHGIHAQSNTLGSERVAVMAALNITHELLEVLDEHRASEANLSRLNDRLERALASTRQQKEP, encoded by the coding sequence ATGAGTAACGCGAAGCGGCCAACCAAAGAAATCACCCTACTGGGTCGCAGCTATATGATTGCTTGCGACACTGGCGAAGAAACCCAGCTTGAACGCGCTGCTCGCTATTTAGATCGCGCAATGCACGGCATTCATGCTCAAAGTAATACCCTTGGCAGCGAACGGGTGGCCGTCATGGCAGCCCTAAACATCACCCATGAATTGCTCGAGGTGCTAGATGAACACCGTGCGAGCGAAGCGAATCTTAGCCGTCTAAACGACCGCCTTGAACGGGCACTTGCCAGCACTCGCCAACAAAAAGAACCCTAA
- a CDS encoding UPF0149 family protein: protein MSLINERQDFSDVADVFLLHGSMQSPAFLDGRLSGLLALRDVTAEAWLEEVCLSLGVEQPRDPASAERLLGWRRQTLEALSASDLNYAPLLPDELFSLAEQAQGLKEWTQGFMEVVEDVADETLRERWSKTLQEAIDDLAGLVQIETDIDDSPENENDLFALTEHARMAAMLLYTEQHPGMPQVEQSDAPVH, encoded by the coding sequence ATGTCCTTAATCAATGAGCGCCAGGATTTTTCTGACGTTGCGGATGTTTTTCTTCTTCATGGAAGTATGCAGTCTCCCGCTTTTTTGGATGGCCGCTTAAGTGGTCTATTAGCACTACGTGATGTGACGGCTGAAGCATGGCTAGAAGAGGTTTGCCTAAGCTTAGGTGTCGAGCAGCCTCGGGATCCTGCTAGCGCTGAACGCCTGCTAGGTTGGCGACGACAAACGCTTGAAGCACTGAGCGCCAGCGATTTGAATTACGCGCCGCTGTTGCCTGATGAGCTTTTTTCACTCGCCGAGCAAGCCCAGGGCCTAAAAGAGTGGACGCAGGGTTTTATGGAAGTCGTCGAGGATGTGGCTGATGAGACGCTTCGCGAGCGCTGGTCCAAAACGCTACAAGAGGCCATCGATGACCTAGCGGGACTTGTACAGATCGAAACGGATATCGACGATAGCCCTGAAAATGAAAATGACTTATTTGCCTTGACGGAGCACGCGCGTATGGCGGCCATGCTGCTTTATACCGAGCAGCACCCGGGGATGCCTCAGGTCGAGCAGTCCGACGCCCCCGTTCATTAA
- the pepP gene encoding Xaa-Pro aminopeptidase, protein MLPETLPRPAAITPAEYRQRREALIAQLPVNAALVVPSAALVTRSHDSEYTFRQQSDFYYLTGIQEPDALLVVLPGREAGQSVVFCQDRDATMEAWTGRRLGAQGVEAQHGIDQAFENAQREEQLPGLLAGRELLYLPLDNPEALSIAEEALAHAQAGLRHGKPALKGWLDSRPLVHEMRLIKSPAEIALLRHAAAISAQAHIRAMRSCRAGLSEYQLQAELEHEFAWQGASGPAYSTIVGGGENACVLHYIENSDMLKADTLVLIDAGAEFDLYAGDITRTFPVSGKFNDAQRALYQVVLAAQERAVHAIKPGTTLADIHQGVVRDLTAGLIALGLLEGDEQARIDDESYRRFYLHSTSHWLGLDVHDVGTYRLNEETPRPLESGMVVTVEPGLYIPCDDDIPVAYRGIGIRIEDDVVVTQDGHEVLTSAVPKQIADIEQLMANK, encoded by the coding sequence ATGTTGCCTGAGACACTGCCTAGGCCTGCTGCTATTACACCTGCTGAGTACCGCCAGCGCCGAGAAGCGCTCATCGCCCAACTGCCTGTCAATGCAGCGCTTGTGGTGCCAAGCGCTGCATTGGTAACTCGCTCTCACGATAGCGAATACACGTTTCGACAGCAGAGTGACTTTTACTACTTGACCGGCATTCAAGAGCCCGATGCGTTGCTTGTTGTGCTGCCTGGCCGTGAGGCAGGCCAAAGCGTGGTGTTTTGCCAAGACCGCGACGCCACTATGGAAGCCTGGACAGGTCGGCGTTTAGGTGCCCAGGGCGTAGAGGCACAACATGGTATTGATCAAGCGTTTGAAAATGCTCAGCGGGAAGAGCAGTTGCCGGGGCTATTAGCTGGTCGCGAACTGCTCTATCTGCCGCTAGATAATCCCGAGGCGCTAAGTATTGCAGAAGAGGCGCTAGCCCATGCCCAGGCGGGTCTGCGCCACGGTAAGCCAGCGCTAAAAGGATGGCTGGATAGTCGTCCGCTTGTTCATGAAATGCGGCTTATTAAAAGCCCAGCTGAAATTGCCTTACTGCGCCATGCGGCGGCTATTTCTGCCCAGGCGCATATCCGCGCGATGCGTAGCTGCCGTGCTGGATTAAGCGAGTATCAGCTGCAAGCGGAGTTGGAACATGAGTTCGCTTGGCAAGGCGCCAGCGGGCCAGCGTATAGCACCATTGTGGGAGGTGGGGAAAACGCTTGCGTACTGCATTACATTGAAAATAGCGACATGTTGAAAGCCGATACACTCGTGTTGATTGATGCTGGCGCGGAGTTTGATCTCTATGCTGGGGACATCACCCGCACGTTTCCCGTTAGCGGTAAGTTTAATGACGCTCAGCGAGCGCTTTACCAAGTGGTACTAGCTGCCCAGGAGCGTGCGGTGCATGCTATCAAGCCAGGGACTACGCTGGCAGATATTCATCAAGGCGTGGTGCGCGATTTGACCGCAGGCTTAATTGCTCTTGGGTTGTTAGAGGGCGATGAGCAGGCGCGTATTGACGACGAGAGCTACCGACGCTTCTACCTACACTCTACATCACACTGGCTAGGGCTGGACGTACATGATGTGGGAACCTACCGCCTCAATGAAGAGACCCCGCGCCCGCTTGAAAGTGGCATGGTCGTTACCGTTGAGCCTGGCCTGTATATCCCTTGTGACGACGATATTCCTGTGGCTTACCGCGGTATTGGCATTCGTATCGAAGATGATGTTGTGGTGACCCAGGATGGGCATGAGGTGCTTACATCAGCCGTACCAAAGCAGATTGCTGATATAGAGCAGTTAATGGCTAATAAATAA
- the ubiH gene encoding 2-octaprenyl-6-methoxyphenyl hydroxylase, translating to MHGVQQANQGQQKQALTHDIVIVGGGLVGASLGCALAPLIERYGWRVAIIESNALPESAQEVSWQPSFDARASAIAEGSAQRFRQLGVWEAMRSEATPIKRIHISERGRLGATRLSAQELGVPALGHVIPNAWMGRVLHHHLQQLPIEWHCPATVAQLTPQAEGHHLILSDGSELTAALTILADGGRSGLKEQLGISSRRRSYEQTALIAHVGISQSHQGVAYERFTEEGPIALLPLPGQAMELVWTHTSGTEQARLALSDQAFLRQLQSAFGDRVGRFTRVGQRLNYPLSLITAEEPVRPGLAVLGNAAHALHPVAGQGFNLALRSVMDLAEELAQGAENQRALGDMQTLQSFERRRAQDRSNVIRFSDGLVRLFGYSLPLLPHARAAGLVGLNLVGPLRRSLARRAMGLER from the coding sequence ATGCACGGTGTACAGCAGGCAAATCAAGGCCAACAGAAACAAGCGCTTACTCACGATATCGTTATTGTGGGTGGTGGTTTGGTAGGTGCCAGCTTGGGCTGTGCGTTGGCTCCTCTTATTGAGCGCTATGGGTGGCGGGTGGCCATTATTGAGTCCAATGCCTTACCTGAAAGCGCGCAGGAGGTGTCGTGGCAACCTAGCTTCGATGCACGCGCTAGCGCTATTGCTGAAGGCTCTGCTCAGCGCTTTCGCCAATTGGGGGTGTGGGAGGCGATGCGTAGTGAAGCAACGCCGATCAAGCGTATTCATATTAGCGAGCGCGGGCGTTTAGGTGCTACGAGATTGAGCGCCCAGGAACTAGGGGTGCCGGCATTAGGGCATGTCATACCTAATGCCTGGATGGGGCGCGTGTTGCACCATCATCTTCAGCAGTTGCCGATTGAGTGGCACTGCCCTGCGACCGTGGCACAACTGACGCCACAAGCAGAGGGCCATCACCTGATTCTTTCTGATGGTAGTGAGCTGACTGCAGCGTTGACTATTCTTGCCGATGGCGGCCGGTCTGGTCTGAAGGAGCAATTGGGGATTAGTAGTCGCCGCCGCTCTTATGAGCAAACCGCGCTGATTGCGCACGTGGGTATTAGTCAGTCTCATCAGGGGGTAGCGTATGAACGGTTTACAGAAGAAGGGCCGATCGCCTTGTTGCCACTACCAGGTCAAGCCATGGAGTTAGTCTGGACGCATACCAGTGGCACTGAACAGGCGCGGCTAGCGCTCTCTGATCAGGCATTTCTACGCCAGCTACAGTCCGCCTTTGGTGATCGAGTAGGGCGTTTTACTCGGGTGGGACAGCGTCTCAACTACCCGCTTTCGCTGATCACCGCAGAAGAACCGGTTCGACCAGGGCTGGCGGTACTGGGTAATGCTGCCCACGCGCTACACCCAGTAGCGGGTCAGGGCTTCAACCTGGCGCTACGCTCCGTGATGGACCTGGCCGAGGAGCTGGCGCAGGGCGCCGAAAATCAGCGTGCCCTTGGTGATATGCAAACGCTGCAGTCATTTGAGCGACGTCGAGCTCAAGACCGTTCCAATGTGATTCGGTTTAGTGATGGGTTAGTACGGTTATTTGGCTATTCGCTGCCTTTACTTCCCCATGCCCGAGCAGCTGGGCTGGTGGGGTTAAATTTAGTGGGGCCGCTTCGCCGCAGCTTGGCACGCCGAGCGATGGGGCTAGAGCGTTAA
- a CDS encoding UbiH/UbiF/VisC/COQ6 family ubiquinone biosynthesis hydroxylase has translation MKTQAAGLDASVEHFDAIIVGAGMVGTALVGLLTNAGMQVALVETKAEPLRLAAFGDHPPAPRVSALTPVSQRLLSHLKAWPAMADTRITPYRYMQVWDAEGSGSIQFSADEAGAPVLGHIVENEVTLAALNEQVLALPKVSTFFGVGVEALQTSDNGRWLVLKDGRQLYTPLLIAADGAHSTMRELAGISVAEEPMQQEAVVTTVRCEKTHGDTARQAFIAGRPLAFLPLTVNGDDRYCSIVWSTTPEHAKQLTEFSSDALGQALSDAFDYRLGQVSAVDAAYRFPLIQRHAAQYVQPNLALVGDAAHSIHPLAGQGVNLGFMDAAVLAEEVVNAWQRGAPWGALSTLSRYERRRRLDNSAMLGLMKGFKVLFGSEVPALTLARNIGMSGMNQLVPLKRLVMRQAIGERGRLPQSCR, from the coding sequence ATGAAAACGCAAGCAGCGGGGTTAGATGCGTCGGTTGAACATTTCGACGCGATAATTGTGGGTGCTGGCATGGTAGGCACGGCGCTAGTAGGGCTATTAACGAATGCTGGCATGCAGGTGGCGTTAGTAGAAACCAAAGCAGAGCCACTTCGTTTAGCTGCTTTCGGCGATCATCCACCGGCCCCCAGGGTGAGTGCATTGACACCGGTTTCTCAGCGCCTGCTCTCGCACTTGAAGGCGTGGCCTGCAATGGCTGATACGCGGATAACGCCTTACCGTTATATGCAGGTGTGGGATGCAGAAGGGAGCGGTAGCATTCAGTTTTCCGCTGATGAAGCAGGTGCACCCGTACTTGGACATATTGTTGAAAACGAGGTGACATTAGCCGCGTTAAATGAGCAGGTATTAGCGTTGCCAAAGGTTAGTACTTTCTTTGGAGTTGGCGTGGAGGCTTTACAAACATCGGATAACGGTCGTTGGCTAGTACTTAAGGATGGGCGTCAGTTGTATACACCGTTACTCATTGCGGCCGATGGTGCTCACTCCACCATGCGTGAGCTGGCAGGAATATCGGTAGCTGAAGAGCCGATGCAGCAAGAGGCTGTCGTTACCACGGTAAGGTGTGAAAAAACCCATGGGGACACGGCTCGTCAGGCTTTTATCGCTGGCCGTCCACTGGCTTTTTTGCCGCTAACGGTGAATGGTGACGATCGCTACTGCTCGATTGTTTGGTCGACCACACCTGAGCATGCAAAACAACTCACGGAGTTTTCTTCTGATGCGCTGGGGCAGGCCCTAAGTGATGCCTTTGATTATCGCTTAGGCCAGGTGAGTGCCGTCGATGCTGCCTATCGCTTTCCACTTATCCAGCGTCATGCTGCTCAGTATGTGCAGCCCAACTTAGCACTGGTGGGCGATGCTGCCCATAGCATTCACCCGCTAGCAGGGCAGGGGGTTAACCTTGGCTTTATGGATGCAGCGGTGCTGGCTGAAGAGGTGGTTAATGCATGGCAGCGAGGCGCGCCCTGGGGAGCGCTGTCCACGTTGAGTCGCTATGAACGACGCAGACGCTTAGATAATAGTGCTATGTTAGGACTGATGAAAGGGTTCAAAGTACTCTTCGGTAGCGAAGTGCCTGCCCTGACGCTGGCGCGTAATATTGGCATGAGTGGTATGAATCAGTTAGTTCCGTTGAAACGGTTGGTGATGCGGCAGGCGATCGGAGAGCGTGGGCGCCTGCCGCAATCATGCCGTTAA
- a CDS encoding S41 family peptidase has product MTLSVTEVSAPAKRFLATLLPLVLLSVPLPLVAQPANSVADDLPLEEIQTFAEVFERIKRGYVEEVDDRTLLRNAMRGMLSELDPHSAYLDEEEYQSLRESTQGEFGGIGIEVGTENGQLMVITPIDDTPASRAGLLSRDVIVAIDGTPTDSLSLQEAVNLMRGEPGSQLRISILRSGEESPREFTLTREVIRSESVKHEELEPGFGYLRISQFQSRTPEQARRSLERMAREQPLEGLILDLRNNPGGVLQAAVGVADLFLDEGLIVYTEGRLSDTEMSFSASSETPARDVPLVVLINSGSASAAEIVAGALQDQRRGVIMGTESFGKGSVQQIMPLGNGEGLKLTTALYYTPNGRSIQAQGIEPDVEVVRGRLEVAEGQRRIREADLDGHLSGQDAIPRERAEMSQRLRDDYQLSEALNLLKALNVVDRRRR; this is encoded by the coding sequence ATGACGCTATCTGTTACCGAGGTATCGGCCCCTGCCAAGCGCTTTTTGGCTACCTTACTTCCGCTTGTACTGCTGTCGGTACCGCTTCCCTTAGTGGCCCAGCCTGCAAATAGCGTTGCTGATGACCTGCCCCTTGAAGAGATTCAAACCTTTGCCGAAGTATTTGAGCGCATTAAACGTGGTTATGTCGAAGAGGTTGACGATCGCACGCTATTACGCAATGCCATGCGCGGTATGCTTAGCGAACTTGACCCTCATTCAGCCTATTTAGACGAAGAAGAGTACCAAAGTCTGCGCGAATCGACTCAAGGTGAGTTTGGCGGGATTGGCATAGAAGTAGGCACTGAAAATGGACAGCTAATGGTCATCACTCCCATCGATGACACGCCGGCTTCCCGAGCAGGGCTGTTATCCCGCGATGTGATTGTGGCTATCGATGGAACACCAACCGACAGTTTATCGCTACAAGAAGCCGTTAATCTAATGCGTGGTGAGCCAGGTAGCCAACTACGTATTTCCATTTTGCGGTCGGGTGAAGAGTCACCGAGAGAGTTCACACTCACGCGCGAGGTGATTCGTAGCGAAAGCGTTAAGCACGAAGAACTTGAACCAGGCTTCGGCTACTTGCGCATCAGCCAGTTTCAGTCGCGAACCCCTGAACAGGCACGCAGATCATTAGAGCGCATGGCTAGAGAACAGCCGCTTGAAGGGTTAATCCTCGACTTGCGCAACAATCCAGGCGGCGTATTACAAGCCGCCGTTGGCGTCGCAGACCTTTTCCTGGATGAAGGGCTAATTGTATACACTGAAGGGCGGCTTTCTGATACTGAAATGTCGTTTTCAGCATCATCAGAAACTCCCGCCAGAGACGTACCACTGGTAGTGCTGATAAACAGCGGTAGCGCCTCGGCAGCTGAGATTGTCGCTGGGGCGCTTCAAGACCAACGTCGTGGGGTGATCATGGGTACCGAGAGCTTTGGCAAAGGCTCCGTGCAGCAAATCATGCCACTTGGCAATGGTGAAGGCCTAAAGCTAACGACCGCGCTTTACTACACGCCCAATGGACGTTCAATCCAAGCGCAAGGTATCGAACCTGATGTAGAAGTAGTGCGTGGCCGCCTGGAAGTGGCTGAAGGTCAGCGCCGAATCCGTGAAGCTGACCTTGATGGCCACCTAAGCGGCCAAGACGCTATACCACGGGAGCGTGCAGAAATGTCTCAGCGCCTACGCGATGACTACCAACTCAGTGAAGCACTGAACCTGCTCAAAGCGCTAAACGTGGTAGATCGCCGCCGCCGTTAA
- a CDS encoding murein hydrolase activator EnvC family protein, with the protein MLMGWTLVITLMLALGYAPASVAQPDETAARKQLDAIGQEIENLAQRLSATGQARDSAERELREVETELAETHQRLDQLQAERRQLADETTQLRQHRERLEGERETQYAALSQQLAALYRLGPTPQLKLLLNQSDPAELDRMQAYLNRFTQARQQRLTDISRLDNALADTELALGERQARLATLADELEEQSALLAQRTEERRGVVATLDDRYGSEEDRLADLNQSREQAEQQLRAIQAELARLAEPTPTTHITRTQGDLPWPVQGAITATFQRRDGVHYNGIVIQADPGSAVAAVHTGRVVFADWMRGFGNLLIIDHGDQIMTLYAHLQHFSARPGQQVSRGTEIGRVGNSGGQTRSALYFEVRRSGEPINPQRWIARR; encoded by the coding sequence ATGCTTATGGGCTGGACATTAGTTATCACGCTCATGCTGGCGTTAGGTTATGCGCCAGCAAGTGTTGCTCAGCCAGATGAAACAGCAGCACGCAAGCAGTTGGATGCGATTGGCCAAGAGATTGAGAACCTAGCCCAGCGTCTCAGTGCGACTGGGCAAGCACGGGACAGCGCCGAGCGCGAGTTGCGAGAGGTCGAAACAGAACTTGCCGAGACCCACCAGCGTTTAGACCAACTCCAGGCCGAGCGCCGCCAACTGGCCGACGAAACCACTCAGCTTCGCCAGCACCGAGAGCGCTTGGAAGGTGAGCGTGAAACCCAATACGCTGCGCTAAGCCAGCAGCTAGCGGCCCTTTATCGACTGGGGCCAACGCCCCAGTTGAAACTGCTTCTTAACCAAAGCGACCCTGCCGAGCTAGACCGAATGCAGGCCTACCTAAATCGATTCACTCAAGCGCGCCAGCAACGCCTTACCGATATCAGCCGCCTTGATAACGCGCTGGCAGATACTGAGCTGGCGCTGGGTGAGCGCCAAGCACGCCTTGCTACATTAGCCGACGAGCTAGAAGAGCAAAGCGCCCTGCTCGCCCAGCGAACCGAGGAGCGGCGGGGGGTCGTAGCGACCTTGGATGATCGTTATGGCAGCGAAGAAGACCGCTTAGCCGATCTTAACCAAAGCCGTGAGCAGGCCGAGCAGCAACTAAGAGCGATTCAAGCCGAGCTGGCCCGCTTAGCCGAACCAACACCTACCACCCACATTACTCGCACTCAGGGCGATTTACCCTGGCCCGTTCAAGGAGCGATTACAGCAACCTTCCAGCGTAGAGATGGCGTGCACTACAACGGTATCGTGATTCAAGCAGACCCAGGCAGCGCAGTAGCTGCGGTGCATACGGGCCGCGTGGTATTCGCCGACTGGATGCGTGGCTTTGGCAACCTACTGATTATTGATCATGGAGATCAGATCATGACGCTCTATGCTCACTTGCAACATTTTAGCGCTCGGCCTGGGCAACAGGTGAGTCGCGGCACTGAAATTGGACGCGTCGGCAATAGTGGCGGGCAGACCCGCTCCGCGCTTTACTTTGAAGTGCGACGTAGCGGTGAACCAATTAATCCACAACGTTGGATTGCACGCCGCTGA